The window GTTCAACGTCTTCGCCAATCAATTCCACTTCGATTGGACCTGCAAACCCCAATTCCAAAACTCGGTGGACGAGCGATTGAATTGGAACGCAGCCTTCACCCAAAAGGCAGCGGTTCATCTCTCCGAGTGGACTGTGTCGACCGTCGCCCAACTGCATCAAATGCATGAAAGGAACGACGTGCGGCAGCATATCGAGCACCCGGTCATCCATACCAACGTGATAGGTATCCAGCACGATCCCTAGGTTGGGACTGTCGACCATGTCGAGTATCTCGAGGGTCGACTCCAAATCGTTGACGAACGACCATTCCATGCCGCATCCGGCGTGAATTGGTTCCAAAGAAAGCTTCACGCCAAATTCTTCGGCGATGATCGCGAGGTGAGACAACGCGTCGCAAAGCGTCCGTCGAGCATGCTTGCGAATGTGGTTGTTGCGACCACCAGCCAACACGATCAATGTTTCGGCTCGCAATTCCGCGGCGTCGCGAACCGCGCTCATCGCGTCGCGAACAGCATCATCAAATCCTCGACCATCACTGCCGGTGAATCCACCGACCCAACTGAGCGAAGTGACTCGCAAGTTTGTTTCGGCCAACAACTCCACCGCTCGATCGATTCCTAAGTCATCAAGCTTCGGTCGAAACAAGCCAATGCCTTCGAAACCTCGGTTGGAATACGCTTGAGCGTCTTGCTCGAATTCCCATCGAAGAGTCGACAATTGGTTGATCGCCAAGGTGTTCATAGACGGTGGGAAGAGAGAGGATCGAACTCGCCCGCGGGAGCTCCAATGCAGTCGCGGGGATCGGAGTATGCCGACGCGTGGTCGCAGTGTAAAGATTCGTTTGGGCCTCTGCTGCCTTCCCCCAACAATTGAGTGGATCGTTATGGTATTGCTTGCAAAAGAAAAGATTTGCTAGCAAATCAACGGTTCATCTCGCCGTCAGTTTTGACTGCAACAGTTCACCTTCCCCCGCCTCTTTGCCACTTCGATTGGTTGCCCTCATGGTTGCTTTTTGCCGTTACGTTGATTCTTCCGGTGCCACACGGTTGGCGATTCGAAAAGAACCTGAAACACAACTGGCTCCGCGTCCCAAAGTTTGTCCCGTTGGCGATTTGATGGGTGCGGAGATCGAACAAAAATGGTTGCAAGGCAACACACTCTTTTCACTTGGCAAAACAGACTTCGATCAATTGCCAACGCCCACCGAAGCACAGTGGATCGATGCTCCCGATCAATTGTTGCCGCCGGTCACGTGCCCTGAAAAGATTCTTTGCATCGGTTTGAACTATCTCGATCACGCGATTGAAACGGGAGCCGAGAAACCATCGCTGCCGGTCGTGTTCAGCAAATTCAATTCGGCGCTGGTAGGGCACGGACAAGACATTGTGCTGCCAAAGATCAGCGACAAGGTCGACTACGAAGCGGAATTGGTCGTGGTCATCGGCAAAACCGTCCGTCACGTCGATGCCAACGAAGCGATGGATGCGGTCTTTGGATATGCGGTTGGTCACGATGTGTCATCGCGAGATTGGCAAAAAGGGCGTCCCGGTGGGCAATGGTTGGTTGGCAAATCGTTTGACACGTTTGCTCCGCTTGGTCCCGCCGTCGTCACCGCGGACGAGATTTCTGATCCAGGCAATCTCCCGATTCGATTGCACATCAATGGCGAAACACTGCAGGAGAGCAAAACCGACCAATTGATCTTCGATATTCCCGCGTTGATCGCCCACCTATCGAAATTCATGACACTGAAGCCCGGCGACCTAATCTTTACGGGAACTCCTTCAGGAGTGGGTGACGCACGTACACCTCCTCGATATTTGGCACCCGGTGACCGCTGTGTGGTCGAAATTGATGGCATCGGCCGATTGGAAAACACCTGCCAGGCGGAAGCCTGACCTCGAAGAATGCGGGAGTGTGACCTGACCTCTGTTTGAGTGAAACCAAAGTACATCGAGGCCGCGTTTTAGCGGGTTTCAGCCTTTGAGCACCTCTCCCGAAACAAAGTTTTGGGGGAGCGACCGTAATGAATCTGGCAAGTGTCAGCGATCAAAAATCATAAAATTTTTGATTCCATGGCGTTCTCTGCGCAGCATCTTAACGGCGGGCTCTTGGGTAAAAGCTCGCTTTGATTAAACTTGCAAACTGGTACCGCGTGGCAACACGCGAGTACGTCGGGCAGCCGGTTGTCGGGCTTGTTTCGATGCCCGGCTGCCCCCTTTTCACTTCGCGTGGTGGTTGCCTGTGGCGGTGCGACCTCGATCGGGCTCGGCGAAAGGGACTCGCGGCGACGCTTGGGTGGATTAGCAACAGGATTGCACCTCGGCCATGGAGGCGTACTTCGTTGCGTCAAAGGTTTCTTCGTTGCGAACCATTTGATTGAGCGTCGAAAGCATCTTCCGCATGCAAGCGACCATCGCCACCTTGAAGGGCTTGCCTTGGCGGCGAAGCCGTTCGTAAAACGCCTTGGTCGCCGGGTCGTGTCTGCGTGCCGAATTAGCCGCCATGTACATCGCGTTGCGTACGTCTTGTCGTCCGCCGCGAATCGGACGCTTGCCATCCTTCCTGCCACTCTGGTTGGCAATCGGACTGACGCCAACAAGCTTGGCCACCTGCTTTCGGTTCAGCGTTCCCAATTCAGGCAACCGAGTGAGCAGCACGCTCGCGGTGACTTTGCCGACACCGGTGTGACTGAGCAGGATATCGACCTTGGGATCCTCTTTGGCAAGCTCCTTGAGAATCTCATGGAGGCGTTTTTCAACGCTTTTGAGCTGCTTTTGGATGTTTTCCAACATCTCTTCAAGGAACTTGATTGCCTCGGCGTCATGGGTGTGTTCCAACCGCATCCGCTCCTGGCCACGCATCTTCAGCAATGCCTCACGTCGATTGACCAAGGCGGTATGGTGCTTCTGCTGAGCAGTGCGAGGAGCCGTCAGATGAACTTTGACATCCTGACCGAATTGGCAGAGCACACCTGCATCGATCTGGTCCGTTTTCTCCAGCCGGCCCTGACCTTTGGCAAAGTCTCGGACCTGTCGCGCGTTGACCACCGCGACGTCGACCGAATTGTCGTGAGCGGCGTCCATCATCAGTAAGTGGTAACTTGCTGTCGATTCGCAAATGATCAAAGTGCGAGAGGCTGGATCAATGTGATCGAGCAAATGCTTGTGGATGTGATCGAGGTCATTGTTGATCGAGCCGGTGATCTTCCCGTGCGAGTCACACAGGTCGAGTTTGTCTTTGGCGACGTCGACGCCAATGACCCGCTGGTAGCCGGTTCTCGAAAGAGTTGCTTCGTTGACGCTGATGGTTGTTGCTTCGCGATTCATCTTTCAAATCCCTGCCTAGTAAATGCGGTCTGGCTAAGAAGCCGACCTGGCGACCGTTCGGGTAAAAGAACTCGCTTGCGACCAAGCTCCCCCTCGTACTGGCGAACGCCGAATAAAGGGTCGAAAGCGATCTGCAAGCGAGCAACCATTTCGGCAGAGCGACTGCCCAATGGTCGTCACAGCGAATCGACTGACAAACAGTTAAAACTCAGCAACAGCGATATACTAGGTCGAGCGACGCCGTTCAGGCGTACGCGAGGGAGGGGGCCGAGCATGGAAAACGGCGCGGATTGCCCTCCCCCGGAAATCTCGCTGAACGCTCGCTTTCCGACCCCTCCCGCTGCACAGGCGAGGTTCTCAAGGGTACTGGCACTGCACTTAAAATCCGCGTGACCTTCTCCGCTGGAGTGGGTCCTGCATGAATGCAGCACCACTTTCAAAGCAAATTGGCTCAAAACGTCATTGCTGCGCAGTCAAAATGACGTCGAACCCCCTCCTCCTGGAGGGCTCCAGCGAACTTTCTTACCAGCCACGGTTGCAACAACCGTCAGAACAAGCATAATTAATGCGACTGATTCGCAATATCAGCATCGACGACGCAGCAAGCGACGAGCTCTTTCGCTCTCTAGCCAGCCACGCTCGATCCGTCCCGACCTTGGGACGTTTCCCGTTCTGTGACTTTCTGGCTGGAGAAAACCATGCCCATTTCTGCGCGCTTCCGCGCCCGTACTTCCGCGTTTGCATCCCCTTCCACTGATCTTGGCCGATCCGTCCCAACGATCTCGAACGCCCGAAGCCCGCGGCGACGAGCATTCACGTTGGTCGAACTTTTGGTGGTCATTGCCATCATCGGTGTGCTGGTCGGATTGTTGTTGCCCGCCGTTCAATCCGCTCGTGCCGCCGCTCGCCGGATGAGCTGCAGCAACAATCTCAAGCAGATTGGATTGGCACTTCACAACTACCACGGCACTTTCAAGAAGTTTCCCGAAGGTTCACGGCTGAGCAACTTCTTGGGCCCGTTGACGGCTGCCCTGCCGTTCTTGGAAGAAGCCAACACGTATCAACAATTTGACTTCAGCCGTTCGTACTCTGATCCCATCAATCAAGAAGTCGCGGCACAAACGATCGCAACCTATTTGTGCCCATCAATGGTTCTGCCTCGAAGCGTTCCGGACAGAGATCTGAATGAAACCGGTGGACCATCAAGCTATCTCGCGTGCGAAGGCACCGCCGCTTACATGCCCAAAGCTGATGGGATGTTTGGTTTGAACTGGACCGCCTACGGATACGACAATCCTGCCACCGGTTTTCGCGACTTAATCGATGGTAGCAGCAACACGATCGCATACGGCGAAACGACCTATGACATGGCCGACTATCTGTGGACCAGTCCCGCCAGTGTTGCAGGAACGGTGAAATGGGGAACCGCTCGTTGGGTGCTTGGTTACCCGAAGGTTTCTCTGGGCACCAGCCAGAAGGAACTCAACGTTCACAACGCTGCGAACAATGGCGGATTCCAAAGCATGCACGAAGGCGGTGTCTACTTCTTGTTTGGTGACGGCAGTGTTCGGTTCACGTCCGAGTCTCTTGATCGCGAATTGCTGAACGCGTTGGCCACCCGCAACGGTCGTGAAGTTGTCGAGGAAGCTCCGTGATCATGCGATGTGCAGATGTTTCCATGTCAGTTCGAACAATCACGAATGGGTTGAAACCACTTTGGGCGTTCAGCATTGCATGGATCTTGATTCTGTCCGCTGGTTGTTCTCAGGCACCTGAATCAGAACACGTGGCTATCTCAGGCGAAGTCACACTCGGTGGCAAACCGCTGCCCAGTGCGATGATCCGGTTCACCCCCGTTAAAACCGAGCCCGGACTTCACGACAGCGTTACCATGATTTCTGAGGGACACTTCGCTTTTGATTCGACCAACGGTCCCTCGCCGGGTGAACATCACGTGATCGTCACTCCCTTGGAACCTGAAATGAACGAAGCGGTGGCTGCCATGCAGAACGGTGATCGAGATCCACTGAACTCTCGAACCATCCCGGCACGCTATCGAAGCACCGGTCAACTGAAAGCAACGATTGACGCAGCCAACGTCCAACCATTGACGTTCGAGCTGACCAAGCGTTGAGAACGTGGACAACGATGCGTGCCGATATCGGCCAC of the Rhodopirellula baltica SH 1 genome contains:
- a CDS encoding sugar phosphate isomerase/epimerase family protein, with the translated sequence MNTLAINQLSTLRWEFEQDAQAYSNRGFEGIGLFRPKLDDLGIDRAVELLAETNLRVTSLSWVGGFTGSDGRGFDDAVRDAMSAVRDAAELRAETLIVLAGGRNNHIRKHARRTLCDALSHLAIIAEEFGVKLSLEPIHAGCGMEWSFVNDLESTLEILDMVDSPNLGIVLDTYHVGMDDRVLDMLPHVVPFMHLMQLGDGRHSPLGEMNRCLLGEGCVPIQSLVHRVLELGFAGPIEVELIGEDVEPLSYESVLDHTRSYLDQNIGPVKST
- a CDS encoding fumarylacetoacetate hydrolase family protein, which encodes MVAFCRYVDSSGATRLAIRKEPETQLAPRPKVCPVGDLMGAEIEQKWLQGNTLFSLGKTDFDQLPTPTEAQWIDAPDQLLPPVTCPEKILCIGLNYLDHAIETGAEKPSLPVVFSKFNSALVGHGQDIVLPKISDKVDYEAELVVVIGKTVRHVDANEAMDAVFGYAVGHDVSSRDWQKGRPGGQWLVGKSFDTFAPLGPAVVTADEISDPGNLPIRLHINGETLQESKTDQLIFDIPALIAHLSKFMTLKPGDLIFTGTPSGVGDARTPPRYLAPGDRCVVEIDGIGRLENTCQAEA
- a CDS encoding IS110 family RNA-guided transposase, which gives rise to MNREATTISVNEATLSRTGYQRVIGVDVAKDKLDLCDSHGKITGSINNDLDHIHKHLLDHIDPASRTLIICESTASYHLLMMDAAHDNSVDVAVVNARQVRDFAKGQGRLEKTDQIDAGVLCQFGQDVKVHLTAPRTAQQKHHTALVNRREALLKMRGQERMRLEHTHDAEAIKFLEEMLENIQKQLKSVEKRLHEILKELAKEDPKVDILLSHTGVGKVTASVLLTRLPELGTLNRKQVAKLVGVSPIANQSGRKDGKRPIRGGRQDVRNAMYMAANSARRHDPATKAFYERLRRQGKPFKVAMVACMRKMLSTLNQMVRNEETFDATKYASMAEVQSCC
- a CDS encoding DUF1559 domain-containing protein; this translates as MTFWLEKTMPISARFRARTSAFASPSTDLGRSVPTISNARSPRRRAFTLVELLVVIAIIGVLVGLLLPAVQSARAAARRMSCSNNLKQIGLALHNYHGTFKKFPEGSRLSNFLGPLTAALPFLEEANTYQQFDFSRSYSDPINQEVAAQTIATYLCPSMVLPRSVPDRDLNETGGPSSYLACEGTAAYMPKADGMFGLNWTAYGYDNPATGFRDLIDGSSNTIAYGETTYDMADYLWTSPASVAGTVKWGTARWVLGYPKVSLGTSQKELNVHNAANNGGFQSMHEGGVYFLFGDGSVRFTSESLDRELLNALATRNGREVVEEAP